From Cellulosimicrobium cellulans, the proteins below share one genomic window:
- a CDS encoding AGE family epimerase/isomerase: MTEHPSEQPSPAAAPRVDPTADLTAWRRDQLADLLYFGAASLRSDGAAQWLDDDDVPDLARPVHTWITSRMAHVYAFSSLLGVPGAGELADKALQGLRGVLVDAEYGGWVSSRGPGPRPGDLAATEEGAVDGTKSAYAHAFVVLAAASGTIAGRDGARELLDAALAVLDERFWEPGPRMHADEWSRDWTTLDEYRGVNANMHSVEALLAAHDATGDAEWLGRAASIADRVIGWASENDWRIPEHFDADWNPLPDYNADRPRDPFKPYGSTPGHGLEWARLLLQVDIASGTPGARTEAAVALFDRAVADGWDGEHGGGFVYTVDWSGVPVEPRRYHWVAAEAVAAADVLGRVTGESRFTEAAAGWWAWIDRFLVDPERGSWHHELDTANRPDGVTWVGKPDVYHAAQAVILPDLPLTGSLAASAKAAGSILG; this comes from the coding sequence ATGACCGAGCACCCGTCCGAGCAGCCCTCGCCCGCAGCAGCCCCCCGGGTCGACCCCACGGCCGACCTCACGGCGTGGCGGCGCGACCAGCTCGCCGACCTCCTGTACTTCGGCGCGGCCTCGCTGCGGTCGGACGGCGCCGCGCAGTGGCTCGACGACGACGACGTCCCCGACCTCGCGCGGCCGGTGCACACGTGGATCACGTCGCGCATGGCGCACGTCTACGCCTTCTCGTCCTTGCTCGGCGTCCCCGGCGCGGGCGAGCTCGCGGACAAGGCGCTGCAGGGCCTGCGGGGCGTCCTCGTCGACGCGGAGTACGGCGGCTGGGTGTCCTCGCGCGGCCCTGGCCCCCGCCCCGGCGACCTCGCCGCGACGGAGGAGGGGGCGGTCGACGGCACCAAGAGCGCGTACGCGCACGCGTTCGTGGTGCTCGCCGCGGCGTCGGGGACGATCGCGGGCCGCGACGGCGCGCGCGAGCTGCTCGACGCGGCGCTCGCCGTGCTCGACGAGCGGTTCTGGGAGCCCGGGCCCCGGATGCACGCGGACGAGTGGTCGCGCGACTGGACCACGCTCGACGAGTACCGCGGGGTCAACGCCAACATGCACTCCGTCGAGGCGCTGCTCGCGGCCCACGACGCGACCGGCGACGCCGAGTGGCTCGGCCGCGCCGCGTCGATCGCGGACCGCGTGATCGGCTGGGCGAGCGAGAACGACTGGCGCATCCCCGAGCACTTCGACGCGGACTGGAACCCCCTGCCGGACTACAACGCCGACCGCCCGCGCGACCCGTTCAAGCCGTACGGGTCGACGCCGGGGCACGGGCTCGAGTGGGCCCGTCTCCTCCTGCAGGTCGACATCGCTTCCGGCACGCCCGGTGCGCGCACCGAGGCCGCGGTCGCGCTGTTCGACCGCGCCGTCGCGGACGGCTGGGACGGCGAGCACGGCGGCGGGTTCGTGTACACCGTCGACTGGTCCGGCGTGCCCGTCGAGCCGCGCCGCTACCACTGGGTCGCGGCCGAGGCCGTGGCCGCGGCCGACGTGCTCGGCCGGGTCACGGGGGAGTCCCGCTTCACCGAGGCCGCCGCGGGCTGGTGGGCGTGGATCGACCGGTTCCTCGTCGACCCCGAGCGTGGCTCGTGGCACCACGAGCTCGACACGGCCAACCGCCCCGACGGCGTCACGTGGGTCGGCAAGCCCGACGTCTACCACGCCGCCCAGGCCGTGATCCTCCCCGACCTGCCGCTCACCGGATCGCTCGCCGCCTCGGCGAAGGCCGCAGGCAGCATCCTGGGCTGA
- a CDS encoding ATP-binding protein: protein MVGFVGRTTELRELAHQLDVVRTGGRADAGVAVLLRGRRRVGKSRLVTELIAREAVPSVYFQAARHAPAGDEFAAFAEAVAQSDLPGAVVAEGNRPASLTAALRLLAAALPAESPAIVVVDELPWLLEGIQGGAGELQRVWDRELSRRPVLLLLLGSDLAMMEALGRPDQPFHGRATEMLLRALSPRDVARMTGLTGAHAFDAFLVTGGQPLVAQEWQPEEPPVAFVRRAYERPTSALVVSGTRVLDGELPTTSHARLVLTAIGGKGERAYSRILQALDGSISPTTLDRSLGLLAEKRVIAADEPLSTRAATKDRRWRVSDPALRFWLAMVEPALPDIDRGRPDLAAARFEGTFSSWRGRAIEPVVREALARLLPDEAWPGAREVGGWWPRNNTPEIDLVAADARPARAIAFVGSIKWHARTPFTMRDVAALAADAVHVPGVGAATPLVAVCPAGADDDSRLSRVWTADDLLAAWP from the coding sequence ATGGTGGGATTCGTCGGGCGTACGACGGAGCTGCGCGAGCTCGCGCACCAGCTGGACGTCGTCCGGACGGGTGGGCGCGCGGACGCCGGCGTCGCCGTGCTCCTGCGAGGCCGCCGCCGCGTCGGCAAGTCGCGGTTGGTGACCGAGCTCATCGCGCGGGAGGCGGTGCCGTCGGTCTACTTCCAGGCGGCGCGGCACGCTCCCGCGGGCGACGAGTTCGCCGCGTTCGCTGAGGCCGTGGCGCAGTCCGACCTGCCCGGTGCCGTGGTCGCCGAGGGGAACAGGCCCGCGTCCTTGACCGCCGCCCTCCGGCTGCTGGCCGCCGCTCTCCCCGCGGAGTCTCCGGCGATCGTCGTCGTGGACGAGCTGCCCTGGCTGCTCGAGGGGATCCAGGGTGGCGCCGGGGAGCTGCAGCGCGTCTGGGACCGGGAGCTCTCGCGACGGCCCGTGCTGCTGCTCCTCCTCGGGAGCGACCTGGCGATGATGGAGGCGCTCGGGCGTCCGGACCAACCGTTCCACGGGCGCGCGACCGAGATGCTGCTGCGTGCTCTGTCTCCTCGGGACGTCGCCCGGATGACGGGACTGACGGGAGCCCACGCCTTCGACGCGTTCCTCGTCACGGGCGGACAGCCGCTCGTCGCGCAGGAGTGGCAGCCGGAGGAGCCGCCCGTGGCCTTCGTGCGGCGCGCGTACGAGCGGCCGACGAGTGCGCTCGTCGTCTCCGGGACGAGAGTCCTCGACGGCGAGCTGCCGACCACGTCTCACGCCCGGCTGGTCCTGACGGCGATCGGCGGCAAGGGCGAACGAGCCTACTCGCGGATCCTCCAGGCTCTCGACGGCTCGATCTCCCCGACGACGCTCGACCGGTCGCTCGGGCTCCTGGCCGAGAAGCGGGTGATCGCCGCCGACGAGCCGCTCTCCACCCGGGCGGCGACGAAGGACCGGCGCTGGCGGGTCTCCGACCCGGCGCTGCGGTTCTGGCTCGCCATGGTCGAGCCCGCGCTCCCGGACATCGACCGCGGTCGACCCGACCTGGCTGCCGCCCGGTTCGAGGGGACGTTCTCGTCCTGGCGCGGTCGCGCGATCGAACCCGTGGTGCGGGAGGCTCTCGCGCGGCTGCTGCCTGACGAGGCCTGGCCCGGTGCCCGAGAGGTCGGAGGGTGGTGGCCGCGGAACAACACCCCCGAGATCGACCTCGTCGCGGCGGACGCGCGCCCCGCGCGTGCCATCGCGTTCGTCGGGAGCATCAAGTGGCACGCCCGCACGCCGTTCACGATGCGGGACGTCGCGGCGCTCGCCGCCGACGCCGTCCACGTGCCGGGCGTCGGCGCCGCGACCCCGCTCGTCGCGGTCTGCCCGGCCGGTGCCGACGACGACTCGCGCCTGTCCCGGGTGTGGACGGCCGACGACCTGCTCGCCGCCTGGCCATGA
- a CDS encoding TM2 domain-containing protein — translation MSENPYQQQPDPAQGSPAPGDPVYGGGATPSGGAPGHDQQQPGYGDAYGQPQGYGDAYGQQPYGTPGAQAGYGQPQGQAYGADPQQGYPQQGYPQQGYGQQPGYAQPGPYGQPGFDPAYDPQAKSRLAAGLLGILVGSLGIHRFYLGYTGIGLTMLLVSVLSFGFAAPVIAIWGLVEGILYLTSKTGYYSVDSTGRPLRA, via the coding sequence TTGTCCGAGAACCCGTACCAGCAGCAGCCCGACCCCGCGCAGGGGAGCCCGGCCCCGGGCGACCCGGTCTACGGGGGCGGGGCGACGCCGTCGGGCGGGGCGCCGGGGCACGACCAGCAGCAGCCCGGCTACGGTGACGCGTACGGCCAGCCGCAGGGCTACGGGGACGCCTACGGCCAGCAGCCGTACGGGACGCCCGGCGCGCAGGCGGGGTACGGCCAGCCGCAGGGGCAGGCCTACGGCGCCGACCCCCAGCAGGGCTACCCCCAGCAGGGTTACCCGCAGCAGGGTTACGGCCAGCAGCCGGGGTACGCGCAGCCCGGCCCGTACGGGCAGCCCGGCTTCGACCCCGCGTACGACCCCCAGGCCAAGTCGCGCCTCGCCGCGGGCCTGCTCGGCATCCTCGTCGGGAGTCTCGGCATCCACCGGTTCTACCTGGGCTACACGGGCATCGGCCTGACGATGCTGCTCGTGTCGGTCCTGTCGTTCGGCTTCGCCGCGCCGGTCATCGCGATCTGGGGCCTCGTCGAGGGCATCCTCTACCTGACCTCGAAGACGGGCTACTACTCGGTCGACTCGACGGGCCGCCCGCTGCGCGCGTGA
- the dcd gene encoding dCTP deaminase: protein MLLSDRDIRAELDAGRVQLEPYDPSMLQPSSIDVRLDRFFRLFDNHKYPFIDPSQDQPDLTRLVEVDPAEPFVLHPGEFVLGSTFEAVTLPDDVAARLEGKSSLGRLGLLTHSTAGFIDPGFSGHVTLELSNVATLPITLWPGMKIGQLCFFRLSSPAENPYGSSVYGSRYQGQRGPTASRSWQSFHRTDV from the coding sequence GTGCTGCTCTCCGACCGCGACATCCGGGCCGAGCTCGACGCCGGGCGCGTCCAGCTCGAGCCGTACGACCCGTCGATGCTCCAGCCGTCGAGCATCGACGTGCGCCTCGACCGGTTCTTCCGGCTGTTCGACAACCACAAGTACCCGTTCATCGACCCGTCGCAGGACCAGCCGGACCTCACGCGCCTGGTCGAGGTCGACCCGGCGGAGCCGTTCGTGCTGCACCCGGGGGAGTTCGTCCTCGGGTCCACGTTCGAGGCGGTGACGCTGCCCGACGACGTGGCCGCGCGCCTCGAGGGCAAGTCGAGCCTCGGCCGGCTGGGCCTCCTCACGCACTCCACGGCCGGGTTCATCGACCCGGGGTTCTCGGGGCACGTGACGCTCGAGCTGAGCAACGTCGCGACGCTCCCGATCACGCTCTGGCCGGGCATGAAGATCGGGCAGCTCTGCTTCTTCCGCCTGTCGTCGCCCGCCGAGAACCCGTACGGCTCGAGCGTCTACGGCTCCCGCTACCAGGGCCAGCGCGGCCCGACGGCCTCCCGCTCGTGGCAGAGCTTCCACCGCACCGACGTCTGA
- a CDS encoding Na+/H+ antiporter subunit A — MALGAPALVSFLGRRAFLVMALAPASAAVYALAWTDRVMSGEHPTQVVEWVPGLGLELAFRMDTLSWLMLLLVGGVGALVLVYCSAYFSPTAQGLRRFGGVLTAFAGAMVGLVTADDMLLLFVFWELTTVFSYLLIGHYADRKASRRAAMQAIVVTTAGGLAMLVGVVILGVQGGTFRMSEIIADPPTGGAVTAAIVCLLIGAASKSALIPLHFWLPAAMAAPTPVSAYLHAAAMVKAGVYLVARFAPAYSDTTVWRTMVIALGAGTLLVGGYRALRQYDLKLVLAFGTVSQLGLIILLVGLGTRGAALAGLAMIGAHAMFKASLFLVVGVVDAATGTRDLRRLTGVGRALPWTAVAGGLATASMIGLPPFAGYVAKEAALESLLHGEGPVWADTVVLWAVVVGSMFTVAYGIRFWWGAFASKPHLGTPPARANEHVGLRAAAARRPAVEADEPPIDPARIHRQPVLLVGPAVVLAVLGLATALVPHFGEELLAPYADTYPVGEPGHLVLWAGFTPALALTVLVLAVGVVLFWQRARVERFQASLWTGPEADVTYRKVMRKLDDLAADVTAVTQRGSLPFYLGAILVVLVLGPGVVMVAQTAWPEQLKAWDRPAQLVAVAAICIASVLAARSRRRLKAVILVGIAGYGNAVLFLLHGAPDLALTQVLVETITLVVMVLVLRRLPAYFSNRPLAASRWVRIGIGLAVAVVMMGFAVVAPLARVATPISVDFPAEAYEFGHGKNIVNVTLVDIRAWDTMGEISVLLAAATGVASLVFLRTRSGEILRASGAKPATTSSGSGVWSEGGADPGAALRRRGVTEKDQPRMLVWLSAGRTLAPQRRSVIFEVVTRVLFHAMIVFALFLLFSGHNAPGGGFAAGLVVGIALIVRYLAGGRYELGEAAPVHPGLLLGTGLFLSAGVGLVAFLLTGNVLGSDAYDIALPLVGEIHLVTSLFFDVGVFLVVVGLVLDILRTLGAEIDRHAERAAAGREPGEDTGPLEAMEPDSIGGGRR; from the coding sequence ATGGCTCTGGGCGCGCCCGCACTCGTCTCGTTCCTCGGCCGCCGGGCGTTCCTCGTCATGGCGCTCGCGCCGGCGTCGGCGGCCGTCTACGCGCTCGCCTGGACCGACCGGGTGATGTCGGGGGAGCACCCCACGCAGGTGGTCGAGTGGGTCCCCGGCCTGGGCCTCGAGCTCGCCTTCCGCATGGACACGCTGTCGTGGCTCATGCTGCTGCTCGTCGGCGGCGTCGGCGCGCTCGTCCTCGTCTACTGCTCGGCCTACTTCTCGCCCACCGCGCAGGGCCTGCGGCGGTTCGGCGGCGTGCTCACGGCGTTCGCCGGGGCCATGGTCGGGCTCGTCACCGCGGACGACATGCTGCTCCTGTTCGTGTTCTGGGAGCTCACGACCGTCTTCTCCTACCTCCTCATCGGGCACTACGCCGACCGCAAGGCCAGCCGTCGCGCCGCGATGCAGGCGATCGTCGTGACGACGGCGGGCGGTCTGGCGATGCTCGTGGGCGTCGTGATCCTCGGCGTCCAGGGCGGCACCTTCCGGATGTCGGAGATCATCGCCGACCCGCCCACGGGCGGCGCGGTGACGGCCGCGATCGTGTGCCTCCTGATCGGCGCGGCGAGCAAGTCCGCGCTCATCCCGCTGCACTTCTGGCTGCCCGCGGCGATGGCCGCGCCGACCCCCGTCAGCGCCTACCTGCACGCCGCCGCGATGGTCAAGGCGGGCGTCTACCTCGTCGCGCGGTTCGCGCCCGCCTACTCCGACACGACCGTGTGGCGGACCATGGTCATCGCGCTCGGCGCGGGCACGCTGCTCGTCGGCGGCTATCGCGCGCTGCGCCAGTACGACCTCAAGCTCGTGCTCGCGTTCGGCACGGTGAGCCAGCTCGGCCTCATCATCCTGCTCGTCGGCCTCGGGACGCGCGGGGCCGCGCTCGCCGGGCTCGCGATGATCGGCGCGCACGCGATGTTCAAGGCGTCGCTGTTCCTCGTGGTGGGTGTGGTCGACGCCGCGACCGGGACGCGCGACCTGCGCCGCCTCACGGGGGTGGGCAGGGCCCTGCCCTGGACGGCGGTCGCGGGCGGGCTCGCGACCGCGTCGATGATCGGGCTGCCGCCGTTCGCGGGATACGTCGCGAAGGAGGCGGCGCTCGAGTCGCTGCTGCACGGCGAGGGACCCGTCTGGGCCGACACGGTGGTCCTGTGGGCGGTCGTCGTCGGGTCCATGTTCACGGTCGCGTACGGGATCCGGTTCTGGTGGGGCGCGTTCGCGTCCAAGCCGCACCTCGGCACGCCGCCGGCGCGCGCGAACGAGCACGTGGGACTGCGCGCGGCCGCCGCGCGCCGCCCGGCGGTCGAGGCCGACGAGCCCCCCATCGACCCGGCGCGCATCCACCGCCAGCCCGTCCTGCTCGTGGGGCCCGCCGTCGTGCTCGCGGTCCTCGGCCTCGCCACGGCGCTCGTGCCCCACTTCGGCGAGGAGCTCCTCGCGCCCTACGCGGACACGTACCCCGTCGGGGAGCCCGGGCACCTCGTCCTGTGGGCGGGCTTCACGCCCGCGCTCGCGCTGACGGTGCTGGTCCTCGCGGTCGGCGTCGTGCTGTTCTGGCAGCGGGCGCGCGTCGAGCGGTTCCAGGCGTCCCTGTGGACGGGCCCCGAGGCCGACGTCACGTACCGCAAGGTCATGCGCAAGCTCGACGACCTCGCGGCGGACGTCACCGCCGTCACCCAGCGTGGTTCCCTGCCCTTCTACCTGGGCGCGATCCTCGTGGTCCTCGTCCTGGGGCCGGGAGTCGTCATGGTCGCGCAGACCGCGTGGCCCGAGCAGCTCAAGGCCTGGGACCGTCCGGCGCAGCTCGTCGCGGTCGCCGCGATCTGCATCGCCTCGGTGCTCGCCGCGCGCTCGCGTCGCCGGCTCAAGGCCGTGATCCTCGTCGGCATCGCCGGGTACGGCAACGCGGTCCTCTTCCTCCTGCACGGGGCGCCCGACCTCGCGCTCACGCAGGTGCTGGTCGAGACGATCACGCTCGTCGTCATGGTGCTCGTGCTGCGCCGCCTGCCCGCGTACTTCTCGAACCGGCCGCTCGCCGCGAGCCGGTGGGTCCGCATCGGCATCGGCCTCGCCGTCGCGGTCGTCATGATGGGCTTCGCGGTCGTCGCGCCGCTCGCGCGCGTCGCGACGCCGATCTCCGTCGACTTCCCGGCCGAGGCCTACGAGTTCGGGCACGGCAAGAACATCGTCAACGTGACGCTCGTCGACATCCGCGCATGGGACACGATGGGCGAGATCTCCGTCCTCCTGGCGGCGGCGACCGGCGTCGCGTCGCTGGTGTTCCTGCGCACGCGCAGCGGCGAGATCCTGCGGGCGTCGGGCGCGAAGCCCGCGACGACGTCGTCCGGCTCGGGCGTGTGGAGCGAGGGCGGAGCGGACCCGGGCGCCGCGCTGCGCCGCCGCGGGGTCACCGAGAAGGACCAGCCGCGCATGCTCGTGTGGCTCAGCGCGGGGCGCACGCTCGCGCCCCAGAGACGCTCGGTGATCTTCGAGGTCGTCACGCGCGTGCTCTTCCACGCGATGATCGTCTTCGCGCTCTTCCTGCTGTTCTCCGGCCACAACGCCCCCGGCGGCGGGTTCGCGGCCGGTCTGGTCGTCGGGATCGCGCTCATCGTGCGCTACCTCGCGGGCGGCCGGTACGAGCTCGGCGAGGCGGCGCCGGTGCACCCGGGCCTGCTGCTCGGCACGGGCCTGTTCCTCTCCGCGGGCGTCGGGCTCGTCGCGTTCCTGCTCACCGGCAACGTGCTCGGCAGCGACGCGTACGACATCGCGCTCCCGCTGGTGGGGGAGATCCACCTCGTCACGTCCCTGTTCTTCGACGTCGGCGTGTTCCTCGTCGTCGTGGGGCTCGTCCTCGACATCCTGCGGACCCTGGGGGCGGAGATCGACCGGCACGCCGAGCGCGCCGCCGCCGGGCGCGAGCCGGGCGAGGACACCGGGCCGCTCGAGGCCATGGAGCCCGACTCGATCGGGGGTGGCCGCCGGTGA
- a CDS encoding Na(+)/H(+) antiporter subunit C, whose product MTPSVVLVLAIGVLFATGVYLLLERSLTRVLLGFILMGNGANLLFLVAGGRAGGAPLIGTTPEDEMSDPLVQAMVLTAIVITLGITAFVLAMAYRSWQLHGHDEVQDDLEDRRVARHAARNAPAFEDADTEESGASLDDEAAEVRDETDGDGDGITDGQEPSSSPAPQAAGRDDGARPDRTDDPRPDDRSDDGKEPR is encoded by the coding sequence ATGACCCCGAGCGTCGTCCTCGTGCTCGCCATCGGCGTGCTCTTCGCGACCGGCGTCTACCTGCTGCTCGAGCGCAGCCTCACGCGCGTCCTGCTCGGGTTCATCCTCATGGGCAACGGCGCGAACCTGCTCTTCCTCGTCGCGGGCGGGCGCGCCGGGGGAGCGCCCCTCATCGGCACGACGCCCGAGGACGAGATGAGCGACCCGCTCGTCCAGGCGATGGTGCTCACCGCGATCGTCATCACGCTCGGCATCACGGCGTTCGTGCTCGCGATGGCGTACCGGTCGTGGCAGCTCCACGGTCACGACGAGGTGCAGGACGACCTCGAGGACCGCCGGGTCGCGCGGCACGCCGCGCGCAACGCCCCCGCGTTCGAGGACGCGGACACGGAGGAGAGCGGCGCCAGCCTGGACGACGAGGCCGCCGAGGTCCGCGACGAGACCGACGGCGACGGCGACGGGATCACCGACGGCCAGGAACCGTCGTCGTCCCCGGCGCCGCAGGCTGCCGGGCGCGACGACGGCGCCCGGCCCGACCGCACGGACGACCCACGACCTGACGACCGCAGCGACGACGGGAAGGAGCCGCGATGA